From one Halosimplex rubrum genomic stretch:
- a CDS encoding DUF7331 family protein, giving the protein MTPDATDDPDGRTESDEERRRYAELNIGDEEFVIYDRENHEAWIQSTVAVPVEESQ; this is encoded by the coding sequence ATGACGCCAGACGCAACGGACGACCCCGACGGACGGACCGAATCGGACGAGGAACGGCGACGTTACGCCGAGCTCAACATCGGCGACGAGGAGTTCGTCATCTACGACCGCGAGAACCACGAGGCGTGGATCCAGTCGACAGTCGCCGTTCCGGTCGAGGAGTCGCAGTGA
- a CDS encoding class I SAM-dependent methyltransferase encodes MALGDVGVFHRFARLYDRAMYAAEPETLTAGLDLAERPVERLLDAGGGTGRASRALDVPRPVVVDAARGMLREARGHGLETVQGDAARLPVAEESVDAVVVVDALHHMADVDGVIEAAHRVLRPGGALVVREFDPTTLRGRGLVAAEHLVGFDSRFLAADALAERVTAGGFRASIPDRGFGYTVAGVKPAVGEGTAGSPNQ; translated from the coding sequence ATGGCACTCGGCGACGTGGGCGTCTTCCACCGGTTCGCCCGTTTGTACGACCGGGCGATGTACGCGGCCGAGCCCGAGACGCTGACGGCGGGGCTGGATCTGGCCGAGCGGCCGGTCGAGCGGCTGCTGGACGCGGGCGGCGGGACCGGTCGCGCCTCGCGCGCGCTGGACGTACCGCGACCGGTCGTCGTCGACGCGGCCCGGGGGATGCTCCGGGAGGCGCGCGGTCACGGTCTGGAAACCGTGCAGGGCGACGCCGCTCGGCTCCCGGTCGCCGAGGAGTCCGTCGACGCGGTGGTGGTCGTCGACGCGCTCCACCACATGGCCGATGTCGACGGCGTGATCGAGGCGGCCCACCGCGTGCTTCGGCCGGGCGGCGCGCTCGTGGTCCGGGAGTTCGACCCGACGACGCTCCGGGGGCGAGGGCTGGTCGCGGCCGAACACCTCGTCGGCTTCGACTCGCGCTTTCTCGCCGCCGACGCGCTGGCCGAGCGCGTGACCGCCGGCGGGTTCCGCGCGTCGATCCCCGACCGCGGGTTCGGCTACACCGTGGCGGGCGTCAAACCCGCGGTCGGTGAGGGAACCGCCGGCTCACCGAACCAGTGA
- a CDS encoding GNAT family N-acetyltransferase produces the protein MEHVLLGWPEAGPTLTLDWRSFSYAGKFVMSNTGKALVRTGEATGPPVGDDGAAAADIVAAAAFNEDRTDSSVCWIRYITVREDRRGEGIGPDLAAFVAARARDRGYDRARIAVNNPFAYQALYRAGFRFTGEETGVAELVLDRPLGEGSGAEEQTSDRARETYQTGLDIYRERADADDGPSLSADEREFLAEKAGSDPPVPVDSRG, from the coding sequence ATGGAACACGTCCTGCTGGGGTGGCCCGAGGCGGGGCCGACGCTGACGCTGGACTGGCGGTCGTTCAGCTACGCCGGCAAGTTCGTGATGTCGAACACGGGGAAGGCCCTCGTCCGGACCGGCGAGGCGACGGGACCGCCGGTGGGCGACGACGGGGCGGCGGCCGCCGATATCGTCGCCGCGGCGGCGTTCAACGAGGACCGCACCGACTCGTCGGTCTGCTGGATCCGCTATATCACCGTCCGCGAGGACCGACGCGGCGAGGGGATCGGTCCGGACCTGGCGGCGTTCGTCGCCGCTCGCGCCCGCGACCGGGGATACGACCGCGCTCGCATCGCCGTCAACAACCCCTTCGCCTACCAGGCGCTGTACCGGGCCGGCTTCCGGTTCACCGGGGAGGAGACCGGGGTCGCAGAACTCGTCCTCGACCGACCGCTGGGCGAGGGGAGCGGCGCCGAGGAGCAGACGAGCGATCGCGCGCGCGAGACGTACCAGACCGGTCTCGATATCTACCGCGAGCGCGCCGACGCCGACGACGGCCCGAGTCTCTCGGCGGACGAACGCGAGTTCCTGGCGGAGAAAGCGGGGTCCGATCCGCCCGTGCCCGTCGACTCCCGGGGCTGA
- a CDS encoding DUF3054 domain-containing protein — MTSVRTALGHRVDPAPFTALVALGDLACIAAFVLLGVTVGHESIDPTANPGRVAAVVLTFAAGWAVTALLGGLYAAETYSSARRAVALTVPAWIGAALIAQALRATAVVPGGAAVTFFVVSVLVTLALLVPWRVAVSVLAPDG, encoded by the coding sequence ATGACATCCGTCCGCACGGCGCTCGGCCATCGCGTGGACCCGGCGCCGTTCACGGCGCTGGTCGCGCTCGGTGACCTGGCGTGTATCGCCGCGTTCGTCCTGCTGGGCGTGACGGTCGGCCACGAGAGCATCGACCCGACGGCGAACCCGGGCCGCGTCGCGGCCGTGGTACTCACGTTCGCCGCGGGTTGGGCGGTCACCGCCCTGCTCGGCGGACTCTACGCGGCCGAGACCTACAGCTCCGCGAGACGCGCGGTCGCGCTGACGGTGCCCGCCTGGATCGGCGCGGCGCTGATCGCGCAGGCGCTCCGGGCGACCGCGGTCGTCCCGGGCGGTGCCGCGGTCACCTTCTTCGTCGTCTCGGTCCTCGTCACGCTCGCGCTGCTGGTCCCGTGGCGCGTCGCGGTGAGCGTCCTCGCGCCGGACGGCTGA